CCCCTTCAACAGCGATAATATCGCCGACATCCCAAGTGGTAAAATCATCAAATGCTTCTTGACCAATTAAACCAATATTAACGAAAATTTGAATATCCCCAGTTTGATCACGAAGGCTTGCAAACCCACCTTTACCAAAGAGACGTTTGGCAACGATACGACCTGCCATCTTCACAATCTTTCCCTTTTCCTTTAGTGCTTCACGATCTAAGCCTTCCATCTGTTTATGGAGGGACTTTGCATCAGTATCTTTTCTAAAGCTATTTGGGAATGCAACCTGTTTCTCCTTACGAATCTTCGCAAGTTTTTCACGGCGCTCTGTAATAAGATGATTTTCAGTTTGATCGTGATCGTTCACTACAGTCTCTTTTGTCATTATGATTTCTACTTAATAATGGTAAACATATTCTAGAACTTCTATTTTTCAATGCTTATCCCTGTTCTATCGGTCTTTATAAGCTTTTTTATAAGAAATTCTACCCAAATGATTTATTGTTGTTCTTAGATTGTGCGATAACGCCAATTTTAAAACCCAATAAAATCATAAAATCCCGAGGATGACTCCTCGAGATTCTCTTCGCCAAATAGCGAATTAATCAACAGACTATTATCCACTATTTTGCATTGAATTACCTTAAAACCCGAAATTAAATTTTAGGTTTTACTTTTTATAGCCAATTTCACCTCAAATACGCAGGAACGGCGCCTTTCAGTATCGCCACTAAGTCATCATCCATATAGATATAATCGTCAGGGATATCTAACACAATAATATCCTTAGTTTGTAGTTCATTTCTAAATCTCTCCAGAAGTACTTTTTTATGAGCATATTCCATAACAAGAATAAGATCTGACCACAAGATATCTTTCACTGAAATCGTATGCTTTGCATGACGACTTGTGCCTGCTGAGCGAGTATTAACGCCGTACCCCACAGCAAAGACTCGCTCTGCCGTTGGGCTACGCCATTTATTTTGACTACAAACGAATAAGATATTCAATAGATTCTCCTAAACTTTATGTTTTAAGACTCCACCAAATATCTTATTCCTTAGATACAGACTATCTTGAATAGTTTGGCGCTTCTTTGGTGATTGTCACATCATGAACGTGAGACTCACTCATTCCGGCACTAGTAATCTCTACAAATTGTGGCTTTGTGTTCATCTCTTCAATCGTACCACAACCCACATAGCCCATTCCAGCGCGGATACCGCCCATTAATTGATGGATAATTGGTGATGCAGAGCCTTTATAAGCGACGCGCCCTTCAATACCTTCAGGAACAAGCTTGTCGGCACTTGATCCTTCTTGGAAATAACGATCTGATGAACCAGCACTCATCGCACCAAGTGATCCCATTCCACGATATGATTTATATGCACGGCCTTGGTAGAACTCGATTTCACCAGGAGACTCATCTGTTCCTGCTAAGATTGAACCGACCATGATGGAGTTTGCACCTGCTGCAAGCGCTTTTACCATATCCCCTGAATAACGGATACCACCATCAGCAATGACCGGAACACCCGTTCCACGAAGCGCTGCTGAAACGTTAGCAATAGCACTCACTTGCGGGAAACCGATCCCTGCAATAATACGTGTTGTACAGATTGATCCTGGACCAATCCCAACTTTAACGCCATCGGTACCTGCCGCTAAAAGCGCTTTTGCCGCTTCTGCCGTTGCAATATTACCACTGATCACTTGAAGATCTGGATAGGTCTGTTTTACCCAACGAACACGATCAATCACCCCTTTAGAGTGACCATGCGCGGTATCAACGATAATCACGTCAACACCGACATCGACTAATTGCTCAATACGCTCTTCAGTACCAGCACCCGCACCAACAGCAGCGCCGCAGATTAAACGCTCTTCATCATCCATCACCGCATTAGGGTTTTTATCTGTATGTGAGAGATCTTTTACTGTAATTAAACCACGAAGCTCATTATTATCATTAACCACAACTAAACGCTCTAAGCGATGGCTACGTAAACGATCAATGATCTCTTCACGTGTTGCCCCTTCGTGGATAGTAATAAGGCGATCACGGTTCGTCATCGCCTTAGTAATATTTTGTGTTAAATCCGTTTGGAATCGTAAGTCACGTGTAGTGATAATTCCCGCAACTTTACCATCAGTGGTTAATACCGGAACACTTGAGATATTACGTCCACGCATAATATTACGGACTTCTTCAAGTGTTACTTCCGTAGTAACAGTGATAGGATCTGTTAACACCCCGCTTTCAAAATTCTTTACTTTACGAACTTGTCTTGCTTGTTCTGCTGGCGTTAAGTTTTTATGAATAATCCCAATACCACCTTGTTGCGCAAGCGCAATCGCCATTTTACTCTCAGTCACTGTATCCATTGCGGCTGAAAGTAGTGGAATATTCAGTGCGATTTTTTGTGTTAATTGCGTCCTTAGCGACACATCCCGTGGAAGAACTTCTGAGTAATCAGGTACTAATAATACGTCATCAAAGGTTAAACCTTTTTCCATTATTCTAAGCATATGTCTCTCTCCAGAACGCCAATTTAAAAAGTGGCTTATTCTAACACAAAAAAATCAGGAATACCTAGATTTTATCAGGGATTTGAGCATTCATTTTTTTTTGATATAATGATCAACGTCGCCTATAAAAATGAACTTTGCGGAGATAATACAAAAGCATGAACCTTCCAAGCCTCATTACTTGGTCTCGCGTTGTGGCGATACCGGTATTTATTCTATGTTACTTCCTCCCAACTCCCCATAAAAATTTAGTACTCTCTCTCCTATTTATGGCGGCGTCTTTTACGGATTGGCTAGATGGTTACCTTGCACGAAAGTGGAATCAAACCTCAAGTTTTGGGGCTTTTTTAGACCCTGTTGCAGATAAATTATTGGTTGCCGTGGCGCTTATCGCCATTATCGATCATCACCCAGGTCAGTGGTATCTTACCCTTTCAGTCATGATTATTATTAGCCGTGAAATCACGATCTCAGCTCTTCGAGAATGGATGGCTAGCATGGGAGAACGTGGCGTTGTTGCAGTTTCTTGGATTGGTAAATGGAAAACAGCCTTCCAAATGGGCGCAATTACCTTTCTTTTATATGAGAAAGATCTCTTAGGTTTACCCCTTTACAATATAGGGCTCATCTTCCTTGTAATCGCTACATTCCTCACACTTTGGTCAATGGTGCAATATCTCTACTCTACTTGGAAGGTGTTAAGAGTTAAATAATTGTTCAGCTAACTGATCTTGGTAAAGAATACTAAAAAGATAAATCTAATATTAGAAACTTAAAACCCCATTTTTAATGGGGTTTTCTATGCCACTTTTATGCTACCTTTAATACCAAAGTTAATACCTAAGTATTTTTAATAATCTAAGGTAGATTCATATCAGCGATTATCTCTTATTTTTAGATCTCAGACATTTAAGGAGTTTTTATGAAAACACATCACCAATCGGTTTATGAGCAATTTGATGAACAAGCGAACTCTTATCTAACAAGTGCTGTTCATGCTAGTGGTGAGGATCTAGAAGCACTCCAAAAATATCTCTCACACTCAAAAGCCGCCAATGTACTCGATTTAGGATGCGGCGCTGGTCACGTTAGCTTTAATGTGGCTCCAAAAGTCCAATCTGTTACAGCTTTTGATCTCTCTGATTCAATGTTAGAGGTCGTTAAAAATAGTGCTAAAGAGCGCGGATTAAATAATATCTCCACCGTTAAAGGTAATGTCGAATCGCTTCCTTTTGATAGCCAAACTTTTGATCTTATTATCAGCCGATATTCAGCGCACCACTGGCACGATGTAGAACAAGCATTAAGAGAAGTACGCCGCGTCTTAAAACCTAATGGTCGCGTGATCTTTATTGATGTTGTTTCCCCAGGTCATCCTGTCTTTGATCTTTACTTACAAACAGTAGAAGTACTACGTGACACATCACATGTCCGGGATTACCCAGCAGGGGAATGGATAGAAATGTTTAATAATGCTCGATTATTTTTAAAAAATAGTGAAAGCTTTCGCTTAAGACTTGAATTCACAAGTTGGATCGAAAGAATGAGAACTCCCAAAGTCTTTGCGGATGCAATTTTAGCCTATCAAGCAACTTTAAGTAGCGATATTAAGACTTATTTTGAAATTGATGAAGATGGTTCTTTTACCTCTGATGTCATGCTTTTTGAATTGCATAAATAACATTACAAAATGTAAATAGATTTTAAAAGCACCTATTAATAGGTGCTTTTTTTCTTGTCTAATCAAAATCTCAACAACAATCATCAATCCATTATTCACGATATCTTAATAAATCAAAACGTGTCCTTTAGCGCCAATATTCTTGAAATAAATCCCTAAAAAACAAGAAATTTATATCCTTCACACAATAAAATGCAACCCATTGATTTAAAAGAAAAACAAACATAATAACGATGTTTTATAGCGCTGAATTTCATAAAAAAACACCCAAAATAAATGTCATTACCCTTTTTATCTTTACTTTTTGAAATATTGTGCATAAAGTAATATTTATACAAAACATTACATATATGTTAGGTATACATTAACAAATAGGGAATAAACATCATGACAGCCTCAAGCGAACTAAAACTCAATACCATAGATACAGCAGCTCCCAAAATAGCGCGATCTCATAAAAATTATAAAATCGTTCCTGCCCGATATCCCATGCGAACTATCAGCACTATTTTTGCTGCAATCATTATTTCCTTAATTTTGTATTCTATTTTTACTAATCCTCGTTGGGGCTGGGATATATTTGCGGAATGGTTTTTTTCAGAACCTGTTTTAGTGGGCTTAAGTCGAACGATTCTCCTTACCATTATTGGCACCATTCTTGGATCTTTTTTTGGTACGCTTCTTGCACTCGCTAGAGTCTCAAAATCTCCACTTTTATCAGGATCATCGTGGGCTTACATTTGGTTCTTAAGATCCATCCCATTGATTGTATTACTGCTTTTATTAAATAACCTAGGTTATCTCTATGAGAGCGTAAAAATTAGCAATCCATTTACAGGTGAAGCCTTAATTGACTATCCCATCGTCACCCTTTTAACACCTTTCGCGGCGGCGATTATTGGTTTAACACTCAATCAATCAGCATTTTTCGCTGAGATTATACGAGGCGGTATCTTATCTGTTGATAATGGGCAACATGAAGCGGCCGCAGCGCTTGGCCTCCCTCAAAAACGTCAAGCTTTTAAAATCGTACTCCCACAAGCCATGAGATCTATTTTACCAACAGGTTTTAATGAGATTATCGGCCTTGCCAAAGGGACTTCTATGCTCTACGTATTAGCCCTTCCTGAGCTCTTTTACACCGTGCAGGTAATCTATAGACGTAACCTAGAAGTTATCCCTTTACTAATGGTTGCCACCATTTGGTACCTCGTTATTA
The nucleotide sequence above comes from Ignatzschineria rhizosphaerae. Encoded proteins:
- a CDS encoding low molecular weight protein tyrosine phosphatase family protein, translating into MNILFVCSQNKWRSPTAERVFAVGYGVNTRSAGTSRHAKHTISVKDILWSDLILVMEYAHKKVLLERFRNELQTKDIIVLDIPDDYIYMDDDLVAILKGAVPAYLR
- the guaB gene encoding IMP dehydrogenase, with translation MLRIMEKGLTFDDVLLVPDYSEVLPRDVSLRTQLTQKIALNIPLLSAAMDTVTESKMAIALAQQGGIGIIHKNLTPAEQARQVRKVKNFESGVLTDPITVTTEVTLEEVRNIMRGRNISSVPVLTTDGKVAGIITTRDLRFQTDLTQNITKAMTNRDRLITIHEGATREEIIDRLRSHRLERLVVVNDNNELRGLITVKDLSHTDKNPNAVMDDEERLICGAAVGAGAGTEERIEQLVDVGVDVIIVDTAHGHSKGVIDRVRWVKQTYPDLQVISGNIATAEAAKALLAAGTDGVKVGIGPGSICTTRIIAGIGFPQVSAIANVSAALRGTGVPVIADGGIRYSGDMVKALAAGANSIMVGSILAGTDESPGEIEFYQGRAYKSYRGMGSLGAMSAGSSDRYFQEGSSADKLVPEGIEGRVAYKGSASPIIHQLMGGIRAGMGYVGCGTIEEMNTKPQFVEITSAGMSESHVHDVTITKEAPNYSR
- the pgsA gene encoding CDP-diacylglycerol--glycerol-3-phosphate 3-phosphatidyltransferase, with translation MNLPSLITWSRVVAIPVFILCYFLPTPHKNLVLSLLFMAASFTDWLDGYLARKWNQTSSFGAFLDPVADKLLVAVALIAIIDHHPGQWYLTLSVMIIISREITISALREWMASMGERGVVAVSWIGKWKTAFQMGAITFLLYEKDLLGLPLYNIGLIFLVIATFLTLWSMVQYLYSTWKVLRVK
- a CDS encoding class I SAM-dependent methyltransferase gives rise to the protein MKTHHQSVYEQFDEQANSYLTSAVHASGEDLEALQKYLSHSKAANVLDLGCGAGHVSFNVAPKVQSVTAFDLSDSMLEVVKNSAKERGLNNISTVKGNVESLPFDSQTFDLIISRYSAHHWHDVEQALREVRRVLKPNGRVIFIDVVSPGHPVFDLYLQTVEVLRDTSHVRDYPAGEWIEMFNNARLFLKNSESFRLRLEFTSWIERMRTPKVFADAILAYQATLSSDIKTYFEIDEDGSFTSDVMLFELHK